Within Myceligenerans xiligouense, the genomic segment GGAACGAGCCGCGCAGGGCGTGCCCGGACTCCTCGTCGAACACGCCGAACGCCCGCGCGACCGCGCCGTGCGGCCAGAAGTCGCTCAGCAGGTCGAAGCCGAAGCCCTCGGCCTCCTGCCACGCCTTGAGCGCGAACACGGGGTCGCTCGAGACCGCGAGCAGTCGCACGCCGACGGTCTCGAAGTCCTCGATGTTGTCCCGCAGCTCACACAGCTCACTGGTGCAGAGACCGGAGAAGGCGAACGGGTAGAAGACCACGAGGGTCGCCTGACCGCGCAGGTCGGCCAGGTGCACGGGCGTCCCGTGCGTGTCGGGCAGCGTGAAGTCGGGTGCCGGGTCCCCGGGACCGACGGTCCGTGCGGCGACGGCGGCGGGCTCGAGGGCGGTCATCAGTGGCCGCGGCCCCGGAAGGAGAGTCTCGTGGCCGACCACTCCGCG encodes:
- a CDS encoding peroxiredoxin, producing the protein MTALEPAAVAARTVGPGDPAPDFTLPDTHGTPVHLADLRGQATLVVFYPFAFSGLCTSELCELRDNIEDFETVGVRLLAVSSDPVFALKAWQEAEGFGFDLLSDFWPHGAVARAFGVFDEESGHALRGSFLVDADGIVRWSVLSPRGRQRDLEGYRQALAEI